A genomic segment from Juglans regia cultivar Chandler chromosome 14, Walnut 2.0, whole genome shotgun sequence encodes:
- the LOC109003319 gene encoding uncharacterized protein LOC109003319 yields MDAKLGGGPYFKWRSLWESRDVVREGMRWRVGNRKKIKIWVDKWMSTPSSYMVQSPVSTLGREATVAELIDENTGCWNYDLVRESFNKEEVAIFYTIPVSRMSLEDKLYWGPTKNELFSVKSAHYIAMEIIRQYGGEQSVRNGVNQLEETSGHVLWSCVTTSNKSELEGMAFIFKKVWQRSNWIFENSFQSPIEVIAATMTNREEYIQAKGADIFEISGSAPVNRNVSKCYLASSNIIPL; encoded by the exons ATGGATGCAAAGCTTGGTGGAGGTCCCTATTTTAAATGGAGGAGTTTGTGGGAGTCTAGAGATGTGGTTAGAGAAGGGATGAGATGGAGAGTGGGaaatagaaagaagataaagataTGGGTTGATAAATGGATGTCAACTCCTTCATCATACATGGTTCAATCTCCTGTTTCAACTTTAGGAAGGGAAGCAACTGTGGCTGAGCTAATTGATGAGAATACTGGGTGTTGGAATTATGATTTGGTTAGGGAGTCTTTTAATAAAGAAGAAGTTGCAATTTTTTATACTATACCCGTGAGTAGAATGAGTTTGGAGGATAAACTTTATTGGGGACCTACTAAGAAtgaattattttctgttaagaGTGCTCATTATATTGCGATGGAGATTATAAGACAGTATGGAGGGGAGCAATCTGTTAGAAATGGGGTAAATCAG TTGGAGGAAACAAGTGGGCATGTGTTATGGAGCTGTGTGACAACCTCTAAT AAGAGTGAATTAGAAGGCATggcttttattttcaaaaaggtATGGCAGAGGAGTAATTGGATCTTTGAGAATTCCTTTCAAAGTCCAATTGAAGTGATTGCTGCTACTATGACAAATAGGGAGGAGTATATTCAGGCTAAAGGTGCAGACATATTTGAAATTTCTGGTTCAGCCCCTGTGAATCGAAATGTGTCGAAATGTTATTTGGCAAGCTCCAACATAATTCCCTTATAA